Proteins from a genomic interval of Kribbella aluminosa:
- a CDS encoding ParA family protein, protein MTAAQIAARATTDELQRRLLETPIAAATERTLLVNEGRTMGREFPLPAETRVFVVANQKGGVGKTTTTVNVAAGLALYGAKILVIDLDPQGNASTALGIEHAEGTPGVYEAVIEGEPLSKLIQPCAEHPGIQVIPATIDLAGAEIELVSLVARESRLKSVLEAFLAETETAGEKYDYVFIDCPPSLGLLTVNALTAAREVLVPIQSEYYALEGLSQLLRHIDMVKSHLNPGLDVSTILLTMYDARTKLAGEVAAEVRGHFKDAVLRTAVPRSVRISEAPSHGQTVLAYDPASAGALSYLEASREIAMRNNA, encoded by the coding sequence ATGACTGCCGCACAGATCGCCGCGCGGGCCACGACGGACGAGCTTCAGCGACGACTCCTCGAGACTCCGATCGCCGCCGCGACCGAACGGACCCTGCTGGTGAATGAAGGACGCACAATGGGCCGCGAGTTCCCGCTGCCCGCCGAGACCCGAGTGTTCGTCGTCGCCAACCAGAAGGGTGGCGTCGGCAAGACCACCACGACGGTGAACGTCGCGGCCGGCCTCGCGCTGTACGGCGCGAAGATCCTCGTCATCGACCTCGACCCGCAGGGCAACGCGTCGACGGCCCTCGGCATCGAGCACGCCGAAGGTACGCCGGGTGTGTACGAGGCGGTCATCGAGGGCGAGCCGCTGAGCAAGCTGATCCAGCCCTGCGCCGAGCACCCCGGGATCCAGGTGATCCCGGCGACGATCGATCTGGCAGGTGCCGAGATCGAACTCGTCAGCCTGGTGGCCCGCGAGAGCCGGCTGAAGAGCGTGCTCGAGGCCTTCCTGGCCGAGACCGAGACCGCGGGAGAGAAGTACGACTACGTCTTCATCGACTGCCCGCCGTCGCTCGGCCTGCTGACGGTGAACGCGCTGACCGCGGCGCGCGAGGTCCTGGTCCCGATCCAGAGCGAGTACTACGCGCTCGAGGGGCTGTCCCAGCTGCTCCGCCACATCGACATGGTGAAGTCGCACCTGAACCCAGGCCTGGACGTGTCGACGATCCTGCTGACCATGTACGACGCGCGCACGAAGCTGGCCGGCGAGGTCGCGGCCGAAGTACGGGGGCACTTCAAGGACGCCGTACTGCGGACCGCCGTGCCGCGCTCGGTGCGTATCTCGGAGGCTCCGAGCCACGGGCAGACCGTGCTCGCGTACGACCCGGCCTCGGCCGGCGCGCTGTCGTACCTGGAGGCGTCGCGCGAGATCGCCATGCGGAACAACGCCTGA